From the Periophthalmus magnuspinnatus isolate fPerMag1 chromosome 1, fPerMag1.2.pri, whole genome shotgun sequence genome, one window contains:
- the gucy1a1 gene encoding guanylate cyclase soluble subunit alpha-1, producing the protein MFCTKLKELQISGDCPFSSGAKNNELRDLEERSTDAADVQPISTDVHGLKGEDVKHQRSTRAKVNLHTLGDSIRKLACPEFQRLHAALLRLMRPSDQSTDAAESSICCSEPCIEEVEHLAEMMDNYSIKTAIAPEAVQVALGQQLFDMCYEEDGHILRVVGGALHDFLNSFNVLLKQSSSDRGEDCANEPSVLCLDKDPGLLTVYFFNPRPTTKLFFPGVIKAAAGVLYQTTVDVLLDAPSAKDSILQASPQPSLLYTVVVKDAKSLSPSPLRATSAGTLPTSLFSTIFPFHLILDQNLVLMQIGHALRKRLTRKDGLLKRSATFQEHFLIVSPQIKCTFQGILTMLNTQFIIRIKHSSADSTGKLMDLKGQMIYVSESNVILFLGSPCVDKLDDLTGRGLYLSDIPIHNALRDVVLVGEQAKAQDGLKKRLGKAKAALEYAHQALEEEKKKTVDLLFSIFPRTVAQQLWQGQTVQAKKFDRVTMLFSDIVGFTAVCSICTPMQVITMLNELYTRFDHHCGELDVYKVETIGDAYCVAGGLHKESETHAVQIALMALKMMELSDEVMTPTGEAIQMRIGLHSGSVLAGVVGVMMPRYCLFGNNVTLANKFESCSQPRKINISPTTYNLLKDRPEFVFIPRTRQELPANFPQDIPGVCYFLEASSKTSSLPLT; encoded by the exons ATGTTTTGTACGAAGCTCAAAGAGCTGCAAATATCTGGAGATTGTCCGTTCTCCAGCGGCGCCAAAAATAACGAGCTGAGAGACTTGGAGGAGCGCTCCACGGACGCCGCGGACGTGCAGCCCATCTCTACAGATGTGCACGGGCTGAAAGGTGAAGATGTGAAGCATCAGCGGAGCACCAGAGCCAAAGTTAACCTTCATACACTTGGGGATAGTATCCGCAAATTAGCGTGCCCTGAG TTTCAAAGGCTTCACGCTGCCCTCCTCAGACTGATGCGGCCGTCAGACCAGAGCACGGATGCTGCTGAGAg TTCAATCTGTTGCTCTGAACCGTGCATCGAGGAGGTGGAACATTTGGCTGAGATGATGGACAATTATTCAATCAAAACAG CAATAGCCCCAGAAGCCGTACAAGTAGCGCTCGGCCAGCAGCTCTTTGACATGTGTTATGAGGAAGATGGCCACATTCTGCGCGTGGTGGGGGGAGCTCTTCATGACTTCCTCAACAGCTTCAACGTCTTGCTGAAGCAGAGCAGTTCGGACCGGGGAGAAGACTGTGCCAACGAGCCGTCCGTGCTGTGCTTGGACAAGGACCCGGGCTTGCTTACGGTCTACTTCTTCAACCCCCGCCCCACTACAAAGCTCTTCTTTCCTGGTGTCATCAAAGCAGCAGCTGGCGTGCTCTACCAAACCACTGTAGATGTGCTCCTAGATGCCCCAAGCGCCAAAGACAGCATCCTACAAGCTAGCCCTCAACCTAGTCTTCTCTATACCGTAGTAGTCAAAGATGCTAAAAGTCTGAGCCCTAGTCCACTACGCGCTACCTCGGCCGGGACACTCCCTACCTCTCTGTTTTCAACCATCTTCCCCTTCCACCTCATCCTCGACCAGAACTTGGTGCTGATGCAGATCGGGCACGCTCTTCGAAAAAGACTGACCCGGAAGGATGGACTTCTAAAACGATCCGCCACCTTTCAAGAACACTTCCTCATTGTATCCCCTCAGATTAAATGCACCTTCCAAGGCATCCTCACCATGCTGAATACACAGTTTATCATTCGGATCAAGCATTCTAGTGCAGACAGTACAGGGAAG CTAATGGACCTCAAGGGTCAGATGATCTATGTATCCGAGTCCAATGTCATTCTGTTCCTGGGCTCTCCATGTGTGGACAAGCTGGACGACCTGACGGGACGCGGGCTGTACCTCTCCGACATCCCCATCCACAATGCCCTCCGTGATGTGGTGTTAGTGGGGGAGCAGGCCAAAGCTCAGGATGGCCTGAAGAAGAGACTGGGGAAGGCCAAGGCGGCTCTGGAGTACGCTCACCAGGCtttagaggaggagaagaagaagacggtGGACCTCTTGTTCTCCATCTTTCCCCGCACCGTGGCGCAGCAGCTGTGGCAGGGGCAGACCGTCCAGGCCAAAAAGTTTGATCGAGTTACAATGCTCTTTTCTGATATTGTGGGCTTTACAGCTGTCTGCTCCATCTGCACTCCAATGCAAGTTATCACCATGTTAAATGAGCTGTACACCAGGTTTGACCATCATTGTGGAGAGCTTGATGTTTACAAG GTGGAGACCATTGGGGATGCCTACTGTGTAGCTGGTGGCTTACATAAGGAGAGTGAAACACATGCTGTGCAGATCGCTCTCATGGCTTTAAAGATGATGGAGCTGTCGGATGAGGTCATGACCCCAACTGGGGAAGCAATACAG aTGCGAATAGGCCTTCATAGTGGCTCAGTCTTGGCTGGAGTTGTTGGAGTTATGATGCCACGTTACTGCCTTTTTGGAAACAATGTCACACTGGCCAACAAGTTTGAATCTTGTAGTCAACCGAGGAAAATCAACATAAGTCCTACAACTTACAA TTTGCTGAAGGATCGTCCAGAGTTTGTCTTCATTCCCAGGACCAGACAGGAGCTTCCGGCTAACTTCCCACAAGACATCCCTGGTGTTTGTTACTTTTTGGAAGCGTCTTCTAAAACATCCAGTCTGCCCCTCACATAG